GCTAAGTGAATGTCATCTAACTCACCATTACCTTTTAATACGGCAATCTGTTTCTTTTCAGTTATACTTATTTTAGCAAAAGCATCCGTAAAGGCATATTCTAAATGTTGAACGGAATTGTTGACTCGTTCTTCGGTGGTAGCACCCAGTTTGTTTTTTAACAGGGGAACCTTAACGGTCTTATTGTTGTAGTTGACCATGGCCCATGGAAAAACAATTTCCTGAGAAGTCTTGCCATTTTCTTCAACTGTAATTTGAGCGGGAGTCAGTCCTAATGCTTGCAAATCCGTAATTGTGCCATCAATTTGTGAGGCGTCCTCCAACGGATTTATAAAACTGAATTTTATATTACTGTTCTTGGATGCAAATTCCTCCAGTAGCTGGCGCGTCTCGGTCTGTAGTTTTATGAATTCAGGAGGAAGATTTCCATCTAAAATCACATCAACAATAACAGGTTGGTCAAAAGATTCAACAGTTTGTAGGGCTTCTTCGGACAAGGTGTACCTGTGGTCTTCCGTAAGGTCAAAGCGCGTATACACCCAACCGGAAATAAAATTCAAAACGATTAGAATCGCTAAGGCGGAAACTATAGAAATTAAACTTTTTTTCATCACCGGTTCGTATTTTTAAGTTGTACAACGGTTAGAAAAAGAAAGAGAATAGTCAAACTGATAAAATAAATTAAATCTCGTGTATCTAAAATACCTCTTGCTATACTATCAAAATGATGTTTCATCCCTAACTTCTCAATAAAGACTAAAGTTTCTCCCTCAAAAATAGTAGCAAGAGCTTCAAATCCGTAATAAAAAAGAAAGCATAGAATTAAACCAACTATAAAAGCGACAATCTGATTTTCTGATAAAGTTGAAGCCAATAAACCTATTGCCGTATAACAACTCATTAAAAATAAGGTGCCAAAATAAGAGCCTAGAACCAGTCCGGTATCTAAGTTGCCTATTGTGGTGCCCAATTGAGAAATCGTATATACATAAAGCAGCGTGGGTACAAGAGCTATAAGTCCTAAAGCGAAAGTTCCGAAGAACTTTCCAAGAACCGTTTCCCAAATTGAAATGGGTTTAATAAAAAGCAGCTCTAAAGTCCCTAATTTTTTTTCTTCAGAGAAACTTTTCATGGTTATAGCGGGTATCAGAAAAAGAAATACCCAAGGCGCTAGGAGAAAAAAGTTACTTAGATCGGCAAAGCCGTAATCGAAAATATTAAAAGGGCCTTTGAATACCCAAAGGAACAATCCGTTCAGTACAAGAAAAAGCCCGATGACCAAATACCCTATGGGCGATGTAAAGAACGATTGTATTTCACGTTTAAAAATGGCAAGCATATACGGCTTTAGATTTTGAACGCCCCAGTTGACAAGGAGCAAAATACATTCGGTTTATGGTTATTTTTAAAACATACTTAAAAGTATAATCCCAAATTTATAAACAATTATAAATTAAACGAACATTTGTTAAATACAATCCAAGTCGTTTTTTAATCTGTTATGAGAAGGTAATGGTAATGGTGTCCCTAAAATCAAGACCAAGCAGGGTAGAGGCTCCGCCAACTGTATTCAGGTCACTTTTATAAATAGCAAGCTGAATGTAATTGGCGCTATTAAAGAGTGCTAACCGGTCTCCAGCACCTTTACGCTGACTTTTCTCAAGGTCAAAGTTAATGATGTCGCTGTACTTATTATGAATCTTGGTAAACTTGGTGGTGCGTGCGGTAATCTCAAAATCCCTTCCCTTACGGTAGGCTTCAAAAAAGTTCCTGCTGATATTGGTTACCACGTTTCCATAATTATCAATATATACAACGCTACCAATTATTTTACTTCCATTATCCGTAACAGTGGGTGAGAACTCTCTTAAATCTTTAAGCTGGTCAAATGATCTTCCTACCACCTCTAAAGTGCCGCCACGAGCTATATGGCAGGCAACCTGAACGAACACGTCCAATACGGGAAAAGAACCGTGACTAGGGTTGGGAATATTTAATTCCACTACCTTTTCGGGTTTTATTTCGCTGGTAATAAGACCAATAACTCCGTTGTTGGCACTTATGAAATAATGGCCATTTACCAATACTGCCACATGCTGGTTCTCTGGAGTGGGTTCTGAGTCCACCCCAACAATGTGTATAGTGCCCTCGGGAAAATGCTTGTATGAATTTTCTAGGATATAGGCACATTCTTGAATGTTAAACGGACTTATGTTATGGGAGATATCAACTATTCTGGCATCGTTAAGTTCTTTATATATGGTTCCCTTAAGGGTGCCTACAAAATAGTCTTTAAGACCAAAATCTGTGGTTAGCGTTATAATCGGATTCATAAATTACTTTCATTTACATCAGGAAAAACAGGTTTTTTGTTAAATCGGAATAAACGACCAATGAAGCGTGAAACCGTAATTACCACGCTAAACCTGTGTAGAAAGGAGTGCAGGATGCTATTTGAGAGTAAAAGAATATGATTATTTAAGTTCGCTATCATACAGTAATGTTGATATGTTTTAGTTAGGCAAACTGAAATTTTCGTTAAGTTTGTTAAACAAAATTATAACAAAAAAATAGCCAAGCGAAATATTATGTTCACAGGCTTTCATTTTAACACCTCTGTTTTTTGAACGAACTTATATTAGAACTTACCGAGATAAGCCCAAGGGAATTTTTTGGGCAACAAAATGAAAATATTGACTTGCTTAAAAAGTATTTTCCAAAGTTGAAAATAGTAGCTAGGGGAAGCAAAATAAAAGTCTACGGCGATGAAGAACTCCTTGAGGAATTTGAACGGCGTTTTGATATGCTTACGGTGCACTTTGGCAAATACAATAAACTGGACGAAAATATAATCGAAAGGGTACTTACCAGTAATACGTCTTCAGATTATGAATCGCCCGCAAATAGTGACGAAACATTGGTGCACGGTGTTAATGGTAGGCTTATAAAGCCACAAACCGTAAACCAGCGAAAGTTAGTTGATGCGGCCAAGAAAAACGATATGGTTTTTGCCATAGGGCCTGCGGGTACCGGCAAAACCTATACGGGGGTTGCACTTGCTGTTAAAGCGCTGAAAGAAAAGCAGGTAAGGCGTATTATCTTAACTAGACCTGCAGTAGAGGCTGGTGAGAATCTTGGCTTTTTACCGGGAGATTTAAAAGAAAAATTAGACCCGTATATGCAACCTTTGTATGACGGGCTAAGAGATATGATTCCTGCTGAAAAATTGGCACATTTAATAGAGAACGACATCATACAAATTGCACCTTTGGCTTTTATGCGTGGACGTACGTTGGATAATGCTTTTGTTATTTTAGACGAGGCACAGAATACCACACATGCGCAGATGAAAATGTTTCTTACCCGTATGGGGAAAAATGCCAAATTCTTAATTACGGGAGACCCTGGTCAGATAGATTTACCAAGAAGGGTAATTTCAGGTCTTAAGGAAGCGCTTTTGATTCTTAAGAACACCCAAGGTATTGAAATCGTTTATCTAGATGATAAAGATGTTATCCGTCATAAACTTGTGAAAAAAGTTATTGATGCCTACAAGAATATAGAGCACCAGAATTAATAGCAACCTTTCTTTTACATTGAAAATTACCATTATCCAATGAGCAGTACCATTACAGATACCAATTTTAAATTTCCGGGCCAGAAAAGTATTTATAAAGGCAAGGTACGTGAAGTATATGAACTTGAAAATGGGGTTTTGGTCATGGTGGCCACGGACCGCTTATCGGCTTTTGATGTGGTGATGCCAAAGGGTATTCCTTACAAAGGACAAATACTAAACCAGATTGCTACAAAGATGATGGATGCTACCAAGGATATTGTCCCCAATTGGTTGATGGGTACACCAGACCCAAATGTTGCGGTAGGGCATGCTTGCGAGCCTTTTAAAGTAGAAATGGTAATTAGGGGCTATCAATCGGGTCATGCTGCGCGTGAGTATAAGGCCGGTAAACGCATGTTGTGCGGCGTACCTATGCCGGAGGGAATGAAGGAAAATGATAAATTTCCCGAGCCCATTATTACGCCTGCTACCAAAGCGGAAATGGGGGATCATGATGAGGATATCTCAAGAGAGGATATTCTTAAAAGAGGTATTGTTTCTGAAGCGGATTATGAGGTGTTGGAAAAATATACACGGGCCCTTTTTGAAAGAGGAACCCAAATTGCGGCCTCAAGAGGACTTATTTTGGTAGACACCAAATATGAATTTGGGAAGACAAAAGACGATAAAATTGTTTTAATAGACGAGAT
This genomic interval from Zobellia roscoffensis contains the following:
- the gldF gene encoding gliding motility-associated ABC transporter permease subunit GldF — protein: MLAIFKREIQSFFTSPIGYLVIGLFLVLNGLFLWVFKGPFNIFDYGFADLSNFFLLAPWVFLFLIPAITMKSFSEEKKLGTLELLFIKPISIWETVLGKFFGTFALGLIALVPTLLYVYTISQLGTTIGNLDTGLVLGSYFGTLFLMSCYTAIGLLASTLSENQIVAFIVGLILCFLFYYGFEALATIFEGETLVFIEKLGMKHHFDSIARGILDTRDLIYFISLTILFLFLTVVQLKNTNR
- a CDS encoding phosphoribosylaminoimidazolesuccinocarboxamide synthase — encoded protein: MSSTITDTNFKFPGQKSIYKGKVREVYELENGVLVMVATDRLSAFDVVMPKGIPYKGQILNQIATKMMDATKDIVPNWLMGTPDPNVAVGHACEPFKVEMVIRGYQSGHAAREYKAGKRMLCGVPMPEGMKENDKFPEPIITPATKAEMGDHDEDISREDILKRGIVSEADYEVLEKYTRALFERGTQIAASRGLILVDTKYEFGKTKDDKIVLIDEIHTPDSSRYFYADTYEELQSKGEPQKQLSKEFVRQWLIQNDFQGLEGQTLPEMTDEYIHSVSERYIELYENITGETFVKADISDIQNRIESNVLGYLNGK
- a CDS encoding PhoH family protein, which gives rise to MNELILELTEISPREFFGQQNENIDLLKKYFPKLKIVARGSKIKVYGDEELLEEFERRFDMLTVHFGKYNKLDENIIERVLTSNTSSDYESPANSDETLVHGVNGRLIKPQTVNQRKLVDAAKKNDMVFAIGPAGTGKTYTGVALAVKALKEKQVRRIILTRPAVEAGENLGFLPGDLKEKLDPYMQPLYDGLRDMIPAEKLAHLIENDIIQIAPLAFMRGRTLDNAFVILDEAQNTTHAQMKMFLTRMGKNAKFLITGDPGQIDLPRRVISGLKEALLILKNTQGIEIVYLDDKDVIRHKLVKKVIDAYKNIEHQN
- a CDS encoding SAM hydrolase/SAM-dependent halogenase family protein, giving the protein MNPIITLTTDFGLKDYFVGTLKGTIYKELNDARIVDISHNISPFNIQECAYILENSYKHFPEGTIHIVGVDSEPTPENQHVAVLVNGHYFISANNGVIGLITSEIKPEKVVELNIPNPSHGSFPVLDVFVQVACHIARGGTLEVVGRSFDQLKDLREFSPTVTDNGSKIIGSVVYIDNYGNVVTNISRNFFEAYRKGRDFEITARTTKFTKIHNKYSDIINFDLEKSQRKGAGDRLALFNSANYIQLAIYKSDLNTVGGASTLLGLDFRDTITITFS